The genome window TTTGTGAAATAACAGCTCTGAGCGACTCAGACAACATAGAACGCACCATGGCTTTTTCTTCACCCGGGAATACGTCAATAATCCTGTCTATGGTTTTTGGTGCCGAGGTGGTGTGCAAAGTGCCAAACACCAAATGACCCGTTTCAGCTGCTGTCATTGCCAGACGAATAGTTTCTAAATCCCGCAACTCGCCCACCAAAATTACATCAGGGTCTTCACGCAAGGCTGAGCGCAAGGCATTGCTGAAACTATGAGTATCACGGTGCACTTCACGCTGGTTAATTAAACTCAGCTTATTCTGGTGCACAAATTCAATAGGGTCTTCTATCGTCAGAATATGATGGTTTTTGGTGGTGTTGATGTAGTCAATCATCGCCGCCAAAGTAGTAGATTTACCTGAGCCTGTAGGACCAGTCACCAGCACCAGGCCACGAGGATTGTCAGAAATACTTCGAAATACTTCAGGTGCATTTAAATCTTCAAGACTTAATACATCACTTGGAATGGTACGAAATACAGCAGCAGCACCGCGGTTTTGCACAAACGCATTGACACGAAAACGCGCTAAACCCGGCACTTCAAAAGAAAAATCGGATTCGAGCTTTTCTTCGTATTCTTTACGCTGACGGTCATTCATAATGTCGTACACCAAAGAGTGCACTGCTTTATGGTCTAAAGC of Rheinheimera sp. MM224 contains these proteins:
- a CDS encoding type IV pilus twitching motility protein PilT translates to MDITELLAFSVQHKASDLHLSAGVPPLIRVDGDVRRLNIPALDHKAVHSLVYDIMNDRQRKEYEEKLESDFSFEVPGLARFRVNAFVQNRGAAAVFRTIPSDVLSLEDLNAPEVFRSISDNPRGLVLVTGPTGSGKSTTLAAMIDYINTTKNHHILTIEDPIEFVHQNKLSLINQREVHRDTHSFSNALRSALREDPDVILVGELRDLETIRLAMTAAETGHLVFGTLHTTSAPKTIDRIIDVFPGEEKAMVRSMLSESLRAVISQTLLKKNGGGRVAAHEIMLGVPAIRNLIREDKIAQMYSVIQTGASHGMQTMDQCLINLVNRGTINQKDALAKAQDKNSFNSMGSMGRMG